A window of the Salmo trutta chromosome 25, fSalTru1.1, whole genome shotgun sequence genome harbors these coding sequences:
- the LOC115161941 gene encoding myb-related transcription factor, partner of profilin isoform X2, with protein MEKETEKKRHRFTPGDEDLIISGVLGHWEDLFGAQAHIRPRGSKTATWNTIAGTLTPTSAVARCGDDVRKKYNLIRSQIKQKVSSSRALSTQTGGGPNTVPALTDLEQQLLSRMAETEAGVGPADLGFGLSQGEISSSGPPPAAEGTVESALPSVTMEELPSTSPSTPWPAPTVPPQPITSRPAPSHSGSTPQPITSRPAPSHSGSTPQPITSRPAPAHSMQAQSMNQIYFIKPFLHQQLSQSALQIPSLKPQIASNADALSGSSPQPITSCPAPSHSIHSGSTPQPITSCPAPSHSIHSGSTPQPITSGWTPQGPQANLFQQILDTQTQQIHVTETAQHIHQALYDLLEKAHETQKAHLDVEKNRLQLDRERLRVETERLQVERERLQLEKDRLGEGEAREVLRQLSVSGSVALEHQTPGSSRTASASPTFPLGTPSASMSSPLTLISPTAPHFDFLFSPLPVITTHSTQPSQTAPTSPTLTSPAPTTPTLSSPAPTTPTLTVSAHSLIPTISGSVKRRVQETVRPWPASTAKNKKHQ; from the exons ATGGAGAAGGAAACTGAAAAAAAGAGGCACCGATTCACCCCTGGAGATGAGGATCTTATTATTTCAGGGGTACTTGGGCACTGGGAGGACCTCTTCGGTGCCCAGGCCCACATTCGCCCCCGGGGGTCAAAGACGGCAACCTGGAACACCATCGCGGGGACCTTGACCCCTACATCAGCTGTTGCTAGATGTGGTGACGATGTCCGGAAGAAGTACAATCTCATAAGGAGCCAAATCAAGCAAAAGGTTTCTTCTAGCCGGGCATTGTCCACCCAGACTGGTGGGGGGCCCAACACCGTGCCGGCGCTGACCGACCTGGAGCAGCAACTGCTTTCCCGAATGGCAGAGACCGAAGCTGGTGTAGGGCCTGCTGATTTGGGATTTG GTCTCTCTCAGGGAGAAATCTCCAGCtctggtcccccaccagcagcaGAGGGAACTGTGGAGTCAGCTTTACCCTCTGTCACCATGGAGGAGCTGCCCTCCACCTCACCATCAACACCTTGGCCAGCACCAACAGTGCCACCCCAACCCATCACCTCCCGTCCTGCACCATCTCACTCTGGCTCTACACCCCAACCCATCACCTCCCGTCCTGCACCATCTCACTCTGGCTCTACACCCCAACCCATCACCTCCCGTCCTGCACCAGCTCACTCAATGCAGGCTCAATCAATGAATCAaatttattttataaagccctttttacatcagcagttgtcacaaagtgctttacagatacctagcttaaaaccccaaatagcaagcaatgcagatgcacTCTCTGGCTCTTCACCCCAACCCATCACCTCCTGTCCTGCACCATCTCACTCCATCCACTCTGGCTCTACACCCCAACCCATCACCTCCTGTCCTGCACCATCTCACTCCATCCACTCTGGCTCTACACCCCAACCCATCACGTCTGGCTGGACACCACAGGGCCCCCAAGCCAATCTGTTCCAACAAAtcctggacacacaaacacaacaaatCCATGTTACAGAGACCGCCCAACACATCCACCAAGCTCTTTATGATTTATTAGAAAAAGCACATGAAACACAGAAGGCACACCTGGATGTGGAGAAGAACCGGCTCCAGCTGGATAGAGAGCGCTTGAGGGTGGAGACAGAGCGCCTGCAGGTGGAGAGGGAGCGCCTTCAGCTGGAGAAGGATCGCCTGGGGGAAGGGGAGGCCCGGGAGGTGCTTCGGCAGCTCTCTGTCTCCGGGTCAGTCGCCCTAGAACACCAGACGCCTGGGAGTTCAAGAACTGCCAGTGCCTCCCCCACCTTTCCTCTGGGAACACCATCAGCCTCCATGTCCAGTCCCCTCACATTAATATCACCTACTGCACCACACTTTGATTTCTTATTTTCCCCATTACCGGTAATCACAACCCATTCCACCCAGCCATCACAAACTGCCCCAACCTCCCCTACCTTAACCAGCCCTGCCCCAACCACCCCTACCTTAAGCAGCCCTGCCCCaaccacccctaccttaaccGTTTCTGCCCACTCTCTCATCCCTACAATCTCCGGATCTGTTAAACGGCGAGTTCAGGAGACAGTCCGGCCTTGGCCTGCATCCACTGCTAAGAATAAAAAACATCAATAA
- the LOC115161940 gene encoding oocyte zinc finger protein XlCOF19 gives MASVKDSSQTLLLNIITKDEEEEVKIWEYDDYPGASPEMASVEPSNSSQTLGLNVIVKEEEEEEEDDIGESDHGETPNSSDQVETFSASGKKHQEGSKAKGSHHCPHCEESFPFPSYLERHLRKHSGEKPYACSVCGKRFPASHHLTVHQRVHTGEKPYHCSDCGMSFSQLSGLKGHQRTHTGEKPHHCSTCSKSFSYLRDLQRHQLIHTGEKPYSCSECGKGFTSPSHLTVHKRVHTGEKPYNCSECGESFSYVGSFKHHQRIHTGEKPYSCHDCEKRFTSSNQLKVHKRVHTGEKPFCCSECGDFFSQQSNLKSHQRTHRREALPLISL, from the exons ATGGCATCAGTGAAAGACAGCAGTCAAACACTCCTGTTGAATATCATCAcaaaagatgaagaggaggaagtgAAGATTTGGGAATATGATGATTATCCAG GAGCGAGTCCAGAGATGGCATCGGTGGAGCCGTCAAACAGCAGTCAAACACTGGGCCTAAATGTCATCgtaaaagaagaagaagaggaggaggaagacgacATTGGGGAATCTGATCACG GAGAGACCCCTAACTCCTCTGACCAAGTTGAGACATTTTCTGCATCAGGGAAGAAACATCAGGAAGGAAGCAAAGCTAAAGGGTCTCACCACTGCCCACACTGTGAGGAGAGCTTCCCATTCCCATCATATCTTGAAAGACACCTTCGAAAACattctggagagaagccttatgcCTGCTCTGTCTGTGGGAAGCGCTTTCCTGCATCACATCATCTAACAGTTCATCAACgagtgcacacaggagagaagccttaccactgctctgactgtgggatgAGTTTCTCTCAACTGAGTGGCTTGAAAGgtcaccagcgaacacacactggagagaagcctcaccACTGCTCTACCTGCAGCAAAAGTTTCTCCTATCTGCGAGACTTGCAACGTCATCAGCTgattcacacaggagaaaagccttactcctgctctgaatgTGGAAAGGGTTTCACCTCACCAAGCCATCTAACCGTTCATAAGAGAGTGCACACTGGAGAAAAGCCTTATAATTGTTCTGAATGTGGGGAGAGTTTCTCTTATGTAGGCAGCTTCAAACATcaccagagaatacatacaggagagaagccatactCCTGTCATGACTGTGAGAAGCGCTTCACCTCATCGAATCAGCTAAAGGTTCACAAGAGGGTGCATACGGGAGAGAAACCTTTCTGCTGCTCTGAATGTGGGGACTTTTTCTCTCAACAAAGTAACTTGAAAtcacaccagcgaacacacaggagagaagccttaccattgATCTCACTGTAG